A region from the uncultured Draconibacterium sp. genome encodes:
- the crcB gene encoding fluoride efflux transporter CrcB translates to MLRTILIVGTGGFIGSIMRYLVQVFVEKGLTSTFPWGTFIANMVGSFIIGVVFAVAQKGNLLSAEWRMFLAVGICGGFTTFSSFAYNNLSMLKEQAYGQFILNVGGSLVFGLLAVYLGMILIRAIL, encoded by the coding sequence ATGCTACGAACAATTTTAATAGTTGGTACCGGGGGCTTTATCGGAAGTATTATGCGTTACCTGGTGCAGGTATTTGTTGAAAAAGGCCTGACGAGCACCTTCCCGTGGGGAACTTTTATTGCCAATATGGTCGGTAGTTTTATTATTGGGGTTGTGTTTGCAGTGGCCCAAAAAGGCAACCTTTTAAGTGCCGAATGGCGTATGTTTTTGGCTGTTGGCATTTGTGGTGGGTTTACTACTTTTTCATCGTTTGCCTATAATAACCTCAGTATGTTAAAAGAACAGGCCTATGGCCAATTTATATTAAATGTTGGCGGAAGTTTGGTTTTTGGCTTGCTGGCAGTTTATTTGGGAATGATACTGATTCGGGCCATTCTGTAA
- the dacB gene encoding D-alanyl-D-alanine carboxypeptidase/D-alanyl-D-alanine-endopeptidase — translation MHARYFTFLCLLFFSGKLLAQNSFSVAVDKLLQKQEYKNASVGISIINQSTGSSVYSLNPNRLLIPASTLKLLTSGTALEMLGADYRFKTKISYTGTISSGGTLKGNLLVVAGADPALGSEYFQDHYFDFLKNWAKQVKAAGISNIDGNLVLDGSIYDSERVPSTWIWEDIGNYYGAGANAFSIYDNLFRITFASPRKAGQATKIINTYPKIDGLTIQNEVLSADNNSDNAYVFGGPYDFSRVIRGTIPKNRKAFTIKAAIHQPEIILAQEFLKALRAEGIFVREDIRFEPGDNQKAKLIYIQESPTLSEISEVLNHESINLFAEHFLKQLAVDKTGFGNRIDGIDLEKEFWNKKGLHTEKIYIEDGSGLSHFNAVSPAFFTSFLLYMASNKAFVSSLPVAGEGTLSRFDKSKFPGMTLQAKSGSMTRVRCYSGYLTTANNNSLVFSLMFNHFAGSHSTLITEVESLLHELYLEF, via the coding sequence ATGCACGCACGATATTTTACTTTCCTCTGTCTTTTATTTTTTTCGGGCAAGCTGCTTGCTCAAAACAGCTTTTCTGTAGCAGTCGATAAACTTCTTCAAAAACAGGAGTATAAAAATGCATCGGTTGGTATAAGTATCATAAATCAGTCTACCGGATCGTCTGTTTACAGCCTTAATCCTAATCGCTTATTAATTCCGGCATCCACACTAAAATTATTAACATCGGGTACCGCATTGGAAATGCTTGGCGCTGATTATCGCTTTAAAACAAAAATATCCTATACCGGAACAATTAGTAGTGGTGGAACGCTAAAAGGAAACCTGCTGGTTGTTGCCGGAGCCGACCCGGCATTGGGTTCTGAGTATTTTCAAGATCATTATTTCGATTTTTTAAAAAACTGGGCAAAACAGGTAAAAGCTGCAGGAATCAGTAATATTGACGGGAACCTGGTTTTGGATGGCAGTATTTACGACTCGGAGCGGGTACCCAGTACCTGGATTTGGGAAGATATTGGAAATTATTATGGGGCTGGAGCCAACGCTTTTAGTATTTACGATAATTTGTTTCGAATTACTTTTGCTTCCCCCAGGAAAGCCGGACAAGCAACAAAAATAATTAATACCTACCCAAAAATTGATGGATTAACCATACAAAACGAGGTGTTATCGGCCGACAATAACAGCGATAATGCCTATGTTTTTGGAGGGCCATACGATTTTTCACGGGTAATTCGGGGAACCATTCCTAAAAACCGGAAAGCCTTTACGATTAAGGCGGCAATTCATCAACCGGAAATTATTTTGGCACAGGAATTTTTAAAAGCACTTCGTGCTGAGGGGATATTTGTGCGCGAGGACATCAGGTTTGAACCCGGCGACAACCAAAAAGCCAAATTGATTTATATTCAGGAATCACCAACTTTAAGCGAGATTAGTGAGGTGTTAAACCACGAAAGCATAAATTTATTTGCCGAACACTTTTTAAAGCAGCTGGCGGTTGATAAAACTGGTTTCGGGAACCGGATTGACGGTATTGATTTAGAAAAGGAATTTTGGAATAAAAAGGGACTTCACACGGAGAAGATATATATTGAAGATGGCAGTGGCCTGTCGCATTTTAATGCTGTTTCTCCTGCTTTTTTTACCAGTTTCCTTCTTTATATGGCTTCAAATAAAGCTTTTGTTTCTTCGTTACCGGTTGCCGGAGAAGGAACATTGAGTCGTTTTGATAAATCTAAATTTCCGGGAATGACCTTGCAGGCCAAAAGCGGATCGATGACCCGGGTGAGGTGCTATTCAGGTTACCTCACAACGGCCAATAATAACAGCTTGGTTTTTTCGCTGATGTTTAATCATTTTGCAGGTTCTCATTCGACTTTAATTACCGAAGTGGAGTCTTTATTGCATGAGTTGTATCTGGAGTTTTAA
- a CDS encoding phage tail protein, whose product MADYYPPLGFHFKVEFNAFPGEYAFQSVAGLSVEMETEQIAEGGENRFKHKVPVRSKYPKLVLKRGLLVDSEIIRWCRNALENFEFEPTDLIVKLLNEEHQPLMSWNVVHAYPVKWNISDFDAEKNQLVIETLELNYNYFNVM is encoded by the coding sequence ATGGCTGATTACTATCCTCCTTTAGGCTTTCATTTTAAGGTTGAGTTTAATGCTTTTCCCGGCGAGTATGCGTTTCAATCGGTTGCCGGGTTGAGTGTTGAAATGGAAACCGAACAGATTGCAGAAGGTGGCGAGAATCGATTTAAACATAAAGTTCCAGTGCGTTCGAAATACCCAAAGCTGGTATTAAAACGCGGCCTTTTGGTCGACTCCGAAATAATTCGGTGGTGCCGCAATGCCCTCGAAAATTTTGAGTTTGAACCAACCGACCTGATTGTTAAACTGCTTAACGAAGAGCATCAGCCACTGATGAGCTGGAACGTGGTTCATGCTTATCCGGTAAAATGGAATATTAGTGATTTTGATGCTGAAAAAAACCAGTTGGTTATCGAAACACTGGAACTTAATTATAACTATTTCAATGTAATGTAA
- a CDS encoding DUF5908 family protein encodes MPIEIKELHIKINVGEKANQPPLPNEGDESNTQQIIEACVEQVMEIIARKEER; translated from the coding sequence ATGCCAATTGAAATTAAGGAGTTGCATATTAAAATAAACGTTGGCGAAAAGGCCAACCAGCCGCCCCTGCCAAACGAGGGCGACGAAAGTAACACACAGCAAATTATTGAAGCTTGTGTGGAGCAGGTGATGGAAATTATAGCACGAAAAGAGGAACGATAA
- a CDS encoding baseplate J/gp47 family protein has product MNCGKDILLKREGSEQSKRFNQALAPNSFNLNDFELKQWMLFAWNFAKHVNYFSSTNNETADGNWQAFFKAEKDIQSFLNSADNGGTVSPHLALFVAFIKLIDTTKNRFNKLTKRHLDFYYQQILQIQKKKAEPDKVYLLFELAKNAVEEQLKPGTLLDGGKAPNGNKRVYKTTTDFIANQVKIAHIKSVYNDHENEKIKAAGVANSYDGQGAKFENEDIKWWPFGYYETPPLSNKADLREYPELPDARIGFAFSGNIFELQEGERNVQLSMTFARALESTIVFSEIENNIEIFLSGEKGWLGPFQPMETIFDANDIQIYSSELNTDRKHLKLAFRIPKEENAIVAYDSAVHGENFEGANPVCRVLLKTENSEAHRLYRKLLSAELTEFSVGVYVRAFRKLKLSNDIGSLLSDKPFYPFGTQPVKKSKFYIDCPEVYQKNWEKLQLNIEWKNTPDDFKTWYYAYRNDFANQISANDYLNGIGKYLVFDGTLKVTTKTRAYTAKEILEKKRTTLDDKTIEQLMLNADATFNWKINTDPSNLIVENDAYFTSRVELKEREDWLAVKDGITLFNKQSDGLFYLNLEVENPSTDQQKSGPLRLSLNEHFWHNMYPRIYALAMSSEEENALIPNEPYTPFVEAITLDYSASAKTVVELSNKNYYSRNEITLFHEYPFGQKTESITAKLKNDFINREDAVKIQLMPVLCMGGEMYIGLENAKAGQTISLLFQVLEGSEDPLADSFEGNQKVEWWVLSNNEWKALSTNNIISNNTDNLLKSGILKFILPNETSEKNTLLPVGFSWIRARIHKSYNAVAKVIGVYAQACEAAFTDNNNELSHLQNGLEAGTISKLIKRNARVKSVNQPFNSFGGTAHETDASYYQRVSERLRHKNRAITIWDYEHLVLQQFPQIHKVKCLSHTYTGVENGVQLVKYLKPGNVCLVVVPDIVNRNVFDIYQPRVSRALLNEIRQYIAQLSAPLVNVQVVNPNYEEVRIDVKVKFNEGFDESFYKNKLKNDLTALLSPWAFDSGGELRFGQTLHKSIVVNFIENLSYIDFVTHLKLWQKMDDLPEKEVVNAVPAHPMSILVSSKEHQVDTAEDTCSNLTIKPAETCQK; this is encoded by the coding sequence ATGAACTGCGGAAAAGATATACTGTTAAAACGCGAAGGCTCGGAACAATCCAAACGATTTAACCAGGCCTTAGCCCCCAATAGCTTTAATCTAAATGATTTTGAATTGAAGCAATGGATGTTGTTTGCCTGGAACTTTGCCAAACATGTCAATTATTTTAGCTCAACAAATAACGAAACAGCCGACGGAAATTGGCAGGCGTTTTTTAAAGCTGAAAAAGACATCCAGTCATTCCTCAATTCAGCAGATAACGGAGGGACTGTTAGTCCGCACCTGGCGCTATTTGTAGCATTTATAAAACTTATAGATACAACAAAAAACAGGTTTAATAAACTTACAAAGCGTCATCTCGATTTTTACTATCAACAAATTCTTCAAATTCAGAAAAAGAAGGCAGAGCCAGACAAGGTGTATTTGCTTTTTGAATTAGCTAAAAATGCTGTTGAGGAACAGCTTAAACCCGGTACACTCCTGGATGGAGGAAAGGCCCCTAACGGAAATAAGCGCGTTTATAAAACCACCACCGATTTTATTGCAAACCAGGTGAAAATAGCACACATTAAAAGTGTTTATAACGACCATGAGAACGAAAAAATAAAAGCAGCCGGTGTTGCCAATTCTTATGATGGACAGGGAGCCAAATTCGAAAATGAGGATATAAAGTGGTGGCCTTTTGGTTATTACGAAACACCACCATTAAGCAATAAAGCCGATTTGAGGGAATATCCCGAGTTGCCCGATGCAAGAATAGGTTTTGCCTTTTCCGGAAACATTTTTGAATTACAGGAAGGAGAACGTAATGTGCAGTTAAGCATGACTTTTGCCCGGGCATTAGAAAGTACTATTGTTTTTAGCGAAATTGAAAACAATATTGAAATTTTTCTGTCAGGTGAAAAAGGGTGGCTTGGCCCTTTTCAACCAATGGAAACGATTTTCGATGCTAATGATATTCAAATTTATTCGTCAGAATTAAACACAGACAGGAAACATCTAAAATTGGCATTTCGCATCCCAAAAGAAGAAAATGCCATTGTGGCCTATGATAGCGCAGTACATGGCGAAAATTTTGAAGGCGCAAACCCGGTATGCCGTGTGTTGTTAAAAACCGAAAATTCAGAAGCACATCGGCTATACCGCAAATTATTATCTGCTGAGCTAACCGAATTTTCTGTCGGTGTTTATGTGCGCGCATTCCGTAAGCTTAAGCTATCAAACGATATTGGTAGTTTATTATCCGATAAACCTTTTTATCCATTTGGTACACAGCCGGTAAAAAAATCGAAGTTTTATATTGATTGCCCTGAGGTTTATCAAAAAAACTGGGAAAAACTGCAATTAAATATCGAATGGAAAAATACCCCTGATGACTTTAAAACCTGGTATTATGCTTATCGGAATGATTTTGCTAATCAGATTTCGGCAAACGACTACCTGAATGGAATTGGAAAGTACCTCGTTTTTGATGGGACTTTAAAAGTTACGACTAAAACTCGCGCCTACACAGCCAAAGAAATACTTGAAAAAAAGCGCACCACGCTTGATGATAAAACCATTGAGCAATTGATGTTAAATGCGGATGCTACTTTTAACTGGAAAATTAATACCGACCCCTCAAACCTGATTGTGGAAAACGATGCGTATTTTACAAGTAGGGTTGAACTTAAAGAACGTGAAGACTGGTTGGCCGTAAAAGATGGAATTACGCTTTTTAATAAGCAAAGCGACGGTTTATTTTATCTTAATCTGGAAGTAGAAAATCCTTCAACTGATCAACAAAAATCAGGCCCGTTAAGGCTTTCGCTTAACGAACATTTTTGGCATAACATGTACCCCCGCATTTATGCATTGGCCATGAGCAGCGAGGAAGAGAATGCGCTTATTCCGAACGAGCCTTATACGCCTTTTGTTGAAGCTATTACGCTGGATTACAGTGCGTCAGCAAAAACTGTTGTCGAACTTTCAAATAAAAATTATTACTCCAGAAATGAAATAACACTTTTTCATGAATATCCATTTGGTCAAAAAACAGAATCGATAACGGCAAAGTTGAAGAATGATTTTATAAACCGAGAGGATGCCGTAAAAATTCAACTAATGCCCGTTCTGTGTATGGGAGGTGAAATGTATATCGGTCTTGAAAATGCCAAGGCCGGACAAACCATTTCGCTGCTTTTTCAGGTTTTGGAAGGAAGTGAAGACCCACTGGCTGATTCTTTTGAGGGAAATCAAAAGGTAGAGTGGTGGGTACTTAGTAACAACGAATGGAAAGCTTTATCAACAAACAATATTATAAGCAACAACACCGATAATTTGCTTAAATCGGGTATCTTAAAATTTATTTTGCCAAATGAAACGAGCGAAAAAAACACTCTTTTACCCGTAGGGTTTAGCTGGATTAGAGCTCGAATTCATAAATCGTATAATGCTGTTGCAAAGGTAATTGGAGTTTATGCCCAGGCTTGCGAAGCTGCTTTTACGGATAATAACAACGAGTTGTCGCATTTACAAAATGGATTGGAAGCCGGTACAATTTCAAAATTAATTAAACGTAATGCCCGTGTTAAATCAGTAAATCAGCCATTTAACTCGTTTGGAGGTACAGCCCACGAAACTGATGCAAGCTATTACCAACGGGTGAGCGAGCGGCTTAGGCACAAAAACAGAGCCATTACCATTTGGGATTACGAGCACCTGGTACTACAACAATTTCCTCAAATTCATAAAGTAAAGTGTTTAAGCCATACTTACACCGGAGTAGAAAATGGAGTTCAGTTAGTTAAATACCTGAAGCCGGGTAACGTATGCCTGGTGGTAGTGCCTGATATCGTAAATAGAAATGTGTTTGATATTTATCAACCACGTGTAAGCCGGGCGCTGCTTAACGAAATTCGACAGTATATTGCGCAACTTAGTGCACCTTTGGTTAATGTGCAGGTTGTAAATCCTAATTACGAAGAAGTTAGAATAGACGTAAAAGTGAAATTTAATGAAGGTTTTGATGAAAGTTTTTATAAAAACAAACTGAAAAACGATCTTACTGCTTTGCTTTCACCCTGGGCATTCGATTCGGGCGGCGAATTGCGTTTTGGGCAAACCTTGCACAAAAGTATAGTGGTTAATTTCATTGAAAATCTATCATATATTGATTTTGTAACTCACCTTAAATTGTGGCAAAAGATGGATGATTTGCCTGAAAAGGAAGTTGTTAATGCAGTACCTGCACACCCGATGTCCATTCTGGTCTCGTCAAAAGAGCACCAGGTTGATACTGCCGAAGATACCTGTAGTAATCTAACAATTAAACCTGCCGAAACATGTCAGAAATAG
- a CDS encoding DUF4255 domain-containing protein encodes MIFETLQILKEQLETYFEQVGLEKNIVLENLALLDGGGDKADNVEGKVIMSLLSIQEETTLKNIPSNKLVNNKTEQYHPPVNINLFFIVSANCDSYDKSLLSIGKTVEFFQGQKLFAAKNTIYNRANASLQDLADFKFIVDLYTPSFEVWNHIWGTFGGRQLPSVIYKIQLLQLTRHKKLGETSLISEINGILNHINE; translated from the coding sequence ATGATATTTGAAACTTTACAAATTCTAAAAGAACAGCTTGAAACTTATTTCGAACAGGTTGGCCTGGAAAAAAACATTGTTCTGGAAAATCTGGCTTTGCTTGATGGCGGAGGCGATAAAGCCGATAATGTTGAAGGCAAGGTGATTATGTCGCTATTGTCCATTCAGGAGGAAACTACCCTGAAAAATATTCCATCGAATAAACTGGTCAATAATAAAACGGAGCAATATCATCCTCCGGTGAATATTAACCTCTTTTTTATTGTAAGCGCCAATTGCGATTCTTATGACAAGTCGCTTTTAAGTATTGGTAAAACAGTCGAATTTTTTCAGGGGCAGAAATTGTTTGCCGCAAAAAATACGATTTATAACCGGGCAAATGCTTCGCTGCAGGATTTAGCTGATTTCAAATTTATCGTTGATTTGTATACTCCCAGTTTCGAAGTGTGGAATCACATTTGGGGAACATTCGGAGGCCGGCAACTACCTTCGGTAATCTATAAAATTCAATTGCTTCAACTTACACGACATAAAAAACTGGGAGAAACTTCGCTCATCTCAGAAATTAACGGAATCCTTAATCATATCAACGAATGA
- a CDS encoding phage tail protein has translation MATEYPMVKFHFQVEWGGTKIGFTEVSGLDVETEVVEYRHGASPEYFKTKMPGMQKYSNITLKRGTFASDNEYYNWWNTVKLNKIERRDITISLLNEEHAPVVVWKVKNAWPSKVQSTDLKADGNEVAIESIELVHEGLTMQNE, from the coding sequence ATGGCAACAGAATATCCAATGGTAAAGTTCCATTTTCAGGTAGAATGGGGCGGAACAAAAATCGGATTTACGGAGGTTTCCGGCCTCGATGTGGAAACAGAAGTAGTAGAATATCGGCATGGCGCTAGTCCTGAATACTTTAAAACCAAAATGCCGGGTATGCAGAAATACAGCAACATAACCTTAAAACGGGGTACTTTTGCTTCCGACAACGAATATTACAACTGGTGGAATACCGTGAAGTTGAATAAAATTGAACGACGTGATATTACCATTAGCCTTTTAAACGAAGAGCATGCCCCGGTGGTAGTCTGGAAAGTGAAAAATGCATGGCCGTCAAAAGTTCAATCTACCGACTTAAAAGCTGATGGAAACGAGGTGGCCATCGAATCGATTGAACTGGTGCATGAAGGATTAACGATGCAAAACGAATAG
- a CDS encoding phage tail sheath family protein has protein sequence MATPYKTPGVYIEEISVFPPSVAQVETAIPAFIGYTEKAKKKVDDDLLNVPTRIKSLLEFEQLFGGAAPEQNIVVNIDDVYDTSGSLSRTIQVPDPSSKSPFLMYYSMQLYFANGGGPCYIVSVGNYSATSISKADLGANGGLALVASEDEPTLIVFPDASNISTVTNFYDLYEEAMMQCHDLQDRFTIIDTYNQASTFADTLRTNISLGTDYLKYGAAYYPWLKTTLPYKYNEANVSIAHTETNAPGGTTSYDSLAVNDATVTANTELYNLLKRELGKLTVTLPPSGAMAGIYARVDSNRGVWKAPANVGVMSIVGPDKKVTNLEQDGLNMDTSGKSINVIRTFAGKGTLVWGARTLAGNDNEWKYIPVRRFFNMVEESVKKATAQFVFEPNDANTWVKVRAMIENFLSLQWRDGALAGAKPEDAFFVRVGLGQTMTAQDILEGRMNIEIGMAAVRPAEFIILKFSHKMQES, from the coding sequence ATGGCAACACCGTACAAAACACCAGGCGTTTACATCGAAGAGATTTCGGTTTTTCCGCCCTCGGTCGCACAGGTTGAGACCGCCATTCCTGCCTTTATCGGTTATACCGAAAAAGCAAAGAAGAAGGTTGACGATGATCTTTTAAATGTTCCAACCCGCATTAAATCGCTGCTCGAGTTCGAACAGCTTTTTGGAGGAGCAGCACCCGAACAAAATATTGTGGTAAATATCGATGATGTTTACGACACTTCGGGAAGTCTTAGCCGTACTATACAGGTCCCCGATCCTTCCTCCAAATCTCCTTTTTTAATGTATTATTCCATGCAATTGTATTTTGCTAACGGAGGCGGACCTTGCTACATTGTTTCAGTAGGCAATTACTCGGCAACGTCAATAAGTAAAGCCGATCTTGGCGCCAACGGAGGCCTGGCTCTGGTTGCAAGCGAAGACGAACCTACACTTATTGTTTTTCCCGATGCTTCAAACATTTCAACAGTAACAAATTTTTACGATTTGTATGAAGAAGCAATGATGCAGTGCCACGATCTTCAGGACAGGTTTACCATTATCGATACCTATAATCAGGCATCAACATTTGCCGATACTTTGCGCACAAACATCAGCCTCGGAACTGATTATTTGAAATACGGAGCAGCTTATTATCCCTGGTTAAAAACAACCCTGCCGTATAAATACAACGAGGCAAATGTAAGCATAGCCCACACCGAAACCAATGCTCCGGGAGGTACAACTAGCTACGATAGCCTGGCGGTAAATGATGCTACTGTTACGGCAAATACTGAACTCTACAACCTGTTAAAGCGCGAATTGGGAAAACTTACGGTAACACTGCCACCATCTGGTGCAATGGCCGGAATTTATGCACGGGTTGATAGCAACCGCGGAGTGTGGAAAGCACCGGCCAATGTTGGTGTAATGAGCATTGTTGGCCCCGATAAAAAGGTGACCAACCTAGAGCAGGATGGCTTAAATATGGATACTTCGGGTAAGTCGATAAATGTTATCAGAACCTTTGCCGGCAAAGGAACTCTGGTGTGGGGCGCACGAACCCTTGCCGGAAATGACAATGAATGGAAATACATACCCGTGAGAAGGTTTTTTAATATGGTTGAAGAATCGGTTAAAAAAGCCACCGCCCAGTTTGTTTTCGAGCCAAACGATGCCAATACATGGGTAAAAGTTCGGGCAATGATTGAAAACTTTTTATCGCTACAGTGGCGCGATGGAGCATTGGCAGGGGCAAAACCCGAGGATGCTTTTTTCGTTAGAGTTGGACTTGGCCAAACAATGACTGCACAGGACATTTTGGAGGGCAGAATGAATATTGAAATAGGTATGGCAGCGGTTCGTCCGGCTGAATTTATAATCCTGAAGTTTTCGCATAAAATGCAGGAATCGTAA
- a CDS encoding PAAR domain-containing protein gives MPPAARINDMHTCPMVNPGGVPHVGGTILPPACANVNIGGLPAARVGDMAICTGPPDTIAQGSATVMIGGMPAARLGDTTAHGGSIVSGCFTVNIGG, from the coding sequence ATGCCACCAGCAGCAAGAATAAACGATATGCATACCTGCCCCATGGTAAATCCGGGCGGAGTACCTCATGTGGGCGGAACAATTTTACCTCCGGCCTGTGCAAATGTAAATATTGGCGGATTACCCGCTGCACGGGTTGGCGATATGGCAATCTGTACCGGACCTCCTGATACCATTGCGCAAGGCTCGGCAACTGTTATGATTGGAGGTATGCCGGCTGCAAGGCTTGGCGATACCACTGCACATGGAGGATCGATAGTTAGCGGATGTTTTACTGTAAATATTGGAGGTTAG
- the vgrG gene encoding type VI secretion system tip protein VgrG — MPERRVIPTERSADLITTTVLVNGEELSSEYQILSITVEKEINRIPWAKIVLLDGDPAQQDFNLSNQQYFVPGNTVEVKAGYHSQNETIFKGLILRHNLKIRTTGALLIVECKDETVKMTVGRKSNCFYDTLDSDAIEEIAGSYGFPVEIESSSVVQQQLVQFDVSDWDFCVTRAQANGKVCFADDGKFKFKTPDYEQNEQLSLVFGATILDLDAEIDATQQCQTVTSFGWDAANQEVLEATADNTAITLNGNLSNDELSGVIELEKLELKDGSIGNSEMAQTWANAKKMFNQLAKIRGRVKFQGVANVKPDTTIVLAGVGDRFNGKVYVSGVKHQIADGDWTCDAQFGINPKWFSETVDINAAPAAGLMAAVNGLQVAKVTQLEEDPDGEYRVKVNIPLVNNIEEGIWARIASLDAGAQRGSFFRPELEDEVIVGFINDNPANPVILGMLNSSAKPAPIEPSDENHEKGFVTRSGIKLMFNDENESVNVETPSGKKITIDDNAGNICVEDEHGNKIVLNAEGISMETGADFKISASGDIAFEANNIDLKANGNFKAEGAAGSELSSSAITEIKGSLVNIN; from the coding sequence ATGCCTGAAAGAAGAGTAATTCCAACGGAACGATCGGCCGATTTGATAACAACTACTGTACTGGTTAACGGTGAAGAATTATCGTCGGAATATCAAATATTAAGCATTACCGTTGAAAAGGAAATAAATCGCATACCGTGGGCAAAAATTGTTTTGCTCGACGGCGATCCTGCACAACAGGATTTTAACCTCAGCAACCAGCAATACTTTGTTCCGGGTAACACTGTAGAGGTAAAAGCGGGCTACCATTCGCAAAATGAAACAATTTTTAAAGGGCTTATTCTCAGGCATAATTTAAAAATAAGAACAACTGGGGCGCTGTTAATTGTTGAATGCAAGGATGAAACCGTAAAAATGACTGTGGGCAGAAAAAGCAATTGTTTTTACGATACTCTGGATAGTGATGCAATTGAAGAAATTGCCGGGTCTTATGGTTTTCCTGTTGAAATTGAATCATCATCGGTTGTGCAGCAACAACTGGTGCAGTTTGATGTTAGCGATTGGGATTTTTGTGTAACCCGTGCACAGGCCAACGGTAAGGTTTGTTTTGCCGATGATGGGAAGTTTAAATTTAAAACTCCCGATTACGAGCAAAATGAACAGCTTTCGCTGGTTTTTGGTGCAACGATTCTTGATTTAGATGCAGAAATTGATGCCACACAGCAATGCCAAACGGTTACTTCATTTGGCTGGGATGCTGCCAACCAGGAAGTGCTCGAAGCCACAGCCGACAATACAGCAATTACGCTAAACGGAAATCTTTCGAACGATGAATTGAGTGGTGTAATTGAGTTGGAAAAATTGGAGTTAAAAGACGGCAGTATTGGCAACAGCGAAATGGCTCAGACATGGGCCAATGCAAAAAAGATGTTTAATCAACTGGCAAAAATACGGGGGAGGGTTAAATTTCAGGGAGTTGCCAATGTAAAACCCGATACAACTATTGTGTTGGCAGGTGTTGGCGACCGGTTTAACGGAAAAGTGTACGTGTCTGGGGTTAAGCATCAGATTGCTGATGGAGACTGGACCTGCGATGCACAATTTGGCATAAACCCGAAATGGTTTTCTGAAACAGTTGACATAAATGCTGCACCCGCTGCCGGATTAATGGCTGCCGTAAACGGACTGCAGGTGGCCAAAGTAACGCAACTTGAAGAAGACCCCGATGGCGAATATCGCGTAAAGGTTAACATTCCTCTGGTAAATAACATTGAAGAGGGAATTTGGGCGCGCATTGCCTCATTGGATGCAGGAGCCCAGAGAGGATCGTTTTTTCGGCCCGAGCTGGAGGATGAAGTAATTGTAGGTTTTATAAATGACAATCCTGCTAACCCCGTTATTTTGGGAATGCTTAACAGCAGTGCCAAACCTGCGCCAATAGAGCCTTCTGATGAAAACCATGAGAAAGGATTTGTAACCCGAAGTGGAATTAAACTGATGTTTAACGATGAGAATGAATCAGTCAATGTTGAAACGCCATCAGGGAAAAAAATTACCATCGACGATAACGCCGGAAACATATGTGTGGAAGATGAGCATGGAAACAAAATAGTGTTAAATGCTGAAGGCATTTCTATGGAAACAGGTGCCGATTTTAAAATCAGTGCATCAGGCGATATTGCCTTCGAAGCAAATAATATTGATTTAAAGGCAAACGGAAACTTTAAAGCAGAGGGAGCAGCCGGCTCCGAGCTATCCTCTTCGGCAATTACAGAAATTAAAGGATCATTAGTAAATATTAATTGA
- a CDS encoding GPW/gp25 family protein, producing MKLNHSFLGRGWAFPPEFSKQAGGVKMLEDEADIESSLEILLSTRLGERIMLPEYGCNLDELLFKPLNLTLKTYITDLIKTAILYHEPRIDVNKITIDKASQLGGEVLIGINYTVRTTNSRRNMVFPFYREEGTEI from the coding sequence ATGAAATTGAATCACTCATTTTTAGGAAGAGGTTGGGCATTTCCGCCCGAGTTTAGTAAGCAAGCCGGCGGTGTTAAAATGCTGGAAGACGAAGCAGATATTGAAAGCAGCCTGGAAATATTGCTGTCAACCCGCTTGGGTGAACGTATAATGTTGCCTGAATATGGTTGCAACCTCGACGAGCTCTTATTTAAACCCTTAAACCTTACGCTGAAAACCTACATAACAGATCTGATAAAAACAGCGATTCTGTACCACGAACCAAGAATAGATGTAAATAAAATTACCATCGACAAAGCCAGCCAGTTGGGAGGAGAGGTACTAATTGGCATAAATTATACCGTTAGAACAACAAATTCAAGACGTAATATGGTGTTTCCGTTTTACCGCGAGGAAGGAACAGAAATTTAA